In Pseudomonas putida, a genomic segment contains:
- a CDS encoding ShlB/FhaC/HecB family hemolysin secretion/activation protein — protein sequence MLSPSLCLRANGWLACALLVAFSPIAGAASISTPGDQDLIRDRQNRLLEEQHRRLEQLKELPGKEAETVAPVTPSDSRCFQIDEIVLDGADALSSSERERLLEPYVGQCLGVVQLNAVLKGITDLYIRKGLVTSRAYLPQQDLSSGHLKVIVVEGRIEGLKSAKGSKLSARELDMSFPGSVGDLLNLRQIEQMVDQLNRLPSNQAQMELTPGKAVGGSEVVVRNTPQKPWRVGLSRSNDGQRSTGEQQWGSSLEWDSPLGLADQLMLRGSHDAISDHQKTSRSAMLYYNLPFGWWNLSYSYSQNEYRALGEGRGFTFKQTGDSQSHQLRLERVIHRDAQSKTSLNTGLSYLRTNNFIEDSKVDVNSNRLSEAQFGINHGRRIGNAFINVDLGMQEGIGAFDAQREKQRDAKTGERLANARYRKYTATVSYLQPLQLWGESLLFSSLVTGQRSEDPLFSSQRMSLGSQSSIRGYKDESLNGDSGYYWRNDLRWSRQVAWDWLRPTLTEYGLGLAYDVGAIRHDRYNSGQSGRLSSNAIELFARGKNLAASVTFAHSLERPSAIEQGEAPVYFRLDFYL from the coding sequence ATGCTTTCCCCCTCCCTGTGCTTGCGCGCCAATGGCTGGCTCGCGTGCGCCTTGCTCGTCGCTTTCTCTCCGATTGCCGGTGCCGCCTCCATCAGTACGCCCGGTGACCAGGATCTGATCCGTGACCGCCAGAACCGCCTGCTGGAAGAGCAGCACCGGCGCCTGGAGCAACTCAAGGAGTTGCCCGGCAAAGAGGCCGAAACGGTGGCGCCGGTAACACCCAGCGACAGCCGTTGCTTCCAGATCGACGAGATCGTGCTCGACGGCGCCGATGCGCTTTCCTCCTCGGAGCGTGAGCGCCTGCTAGAACCTTACGTTGGTCAGTGCCTGGGCGTCGTGCAGCTCAACGCGGTGCTCAAGGGCATCACCGATCTCTACATCCGGAAAGGCCTGGTCACCAGCCGTGCCTACCTGCCCCAGCAAGACCTTTCCAGTGGTCACCTGAAAGTCATCGTGGTCGAGGGCCGCATCGAGGGCTTGAAGTCCGCTAAAGGCAGCAAGCTTTCGGCCCGTGAGTTGGACATGAGCTTTCCCGGCAGCGTTGGCGACCTGCTGAACCTGCGCCAGATCGAGCAAATGGTCGACCAACTCAACCGCCTGCCTTCCAACCAGGCGCAAATGGAGCTGACCCCAGGCAAGGCTGTGGGAGGCAGCGAGGTGGTGGTGCGCAACACCCCACAAAAGCCCTGGCGCGTGGGCCTCTCGCGCAGCAACGATGGCCAGCGCAGTACCGGCGAGCAGCAGTGGGGCAGCAGCCTGGAGTGGGACAGCCCGTTGGGCCTGGCCGACCAGCTGATGCTGCGTGGCAGCCACGATGCCATCAGCGACCACCAGAAGACCTCGCGCAGCGCCATGCTCTATTACAACCTGCCGTTCGGCTGGTGGAACCTCAGCTACAGCTACAGCCAGAACGAGTACCGCGCACTGGGCGAGGGGCGGGGTTTCACCTTCAAGCAGACCGGTGACAGCCAGAGCCACCAACTGCGCCTGGAACGGGTGATCCACCGCGATGCCCAGAGCAAGACCTCCCTCAACACCGGCCTGAGCTACCTGCGCACCAACAACTTCATCGAAGACAGCAAGGTGGACGTCAACAGCAACCGCTTGAGTGAAGCGCAGTTCGGTATCAACCACGGGCGGCGTATCGGCAACGCGTTCATCAACGTCGACCTGGGCATGCAGGAGGGCATCGGCGCCTTCGATGCCCAGCGTGAAAAACAGCGCGACGCCAAAACTGGCGAGCGCCTGGCCAACGCCCGGTACCGCAAGTACACCGCCACGGTCAGCTACCTGCAGCCGCTGCAGCTCTGGGGCGAGTCGCTGCTGTTCAGCAGCCTGGTCACCGGCCAGCGCAGCGAGGACCCACTGTTCAGCTCGCAGCGCATGAGCCTGGGCAGCCAGTCGTCGATACGCGGTTACAAGGACGAAAGCCTCAACGGCGACAGCGGCTACTACTGGCGCAACGACCTGCGCTGGAGCCGGCAGGTGGCCTGGGATTGGCTACGCCCAACGCTGACCGAGTATGGCCTGGGCCTGGCCTACGACGTCGGCGCCATTCGCCATGATCGCTACAACAGCGGGCAGAGCGGGCGGCTGTCGAGCAATGCCATCGAACTGTTCGCCCGTGGCAAGAACCTGGCCGCCAGCGTGACCTTCGCCCACTCCCTCGAGCGGCCGAGCGCCATCGAGCAGGGAGAGGCTCCGGTCTACTTCCGCCTGGACTTCTACCTCTAA
- a CDS encoding site-specific recombinase, producing MQYPEHLAHFAALFKKRDLAHFMTAPWLVSSYKHPVWKYNFGFRTDQDLDWRVHLYDGSLLTDPQHLKLLNSLQCWLIASTENAAGPGFTNSLASQAASFRRTLTVIDHILQNAEGLELVEHGLSALTYDVMCDILEQIGTNSTVALSTYDWNNRLADYCMSLLQTTDPEEIEEYLEKYPTLADISPIQLEENTLPIPLDLIPQVRAALYINRMYHTNPNGGLNVNSVRVSALLYKDTLAGKKRLKPLHSILGFIWRKDRFIREFESVPVTNGTPDRMTKRDLVLYRTAFTFLQKISTLDFKLPSKEDLREIAVYKVSGAAMGRFKNVPTPIIFKSIKDGIEFHFKHGPQLLKSYINIAKYSVKHKVNITGIPDETVVSLLEPSIAQLGVQYLGVSTRSSGRDPGTELKESKEVYFGKLRDNAGLLELIGVYYGAIQLLVGATMAKRGSELRDLDPTNCLSEDKSWLIARIAKSSRGQKGRRARNARPIDPLAAEMVQTLIDFQKELIEVGFIDHHLPLFSSPGIIGTSSLTPCDVYLYYKNIDLFCDYFEVERDSQGRRYYIRQHQLRRFFALVFLHCGYGASAGILQWMFGHTDPAHIWNYITEELPGKELRNTLSQALSERIASGGATHYTDVIDLIESKFGTRSVAVMDAEKLADYFDFLMETDQMTIEPVFFESDTGLRVDILVVLRKKDELG from the coding sequence ATGCAGTATCCTGAACACCTCGCACATTTCGCTGCCCTGTTCAAGAAGCGTGACTTAGCCCACTTCATGACGGCTCCCTGGCTTGTTTCTAGCTATAAGCATCCTGTGTGGAAGTACAATTTTGGGTTCAGGACAGACCAAGACTTGGACTGGCGTGTTCACCTGTATGACGGATCGTTATTAACCGATCCGCAGCACCTCAAGCTGCTCAACTCTTTGCAATGCTGGTTGATCGCTTCAACTGAGAATGCAGCTGGGCCCGGCTTCACCAATAGCTTGGCCTCCCAGGCGGCCTCTTTTCGGCGAACCCTGACGGTCATCGACCATATCCTTCAAAACGCTGAAGGTTTGGAATTGGTAGAACATGGCCTGAGCGCACTGACCTATGATGTGATGTGCGACATTCTCGAGCAGATCGGCACCAACAGCACCGTTGCTTTGAGCACCTATGATTGGAACAACCGCCTAGCGGACTACTGCATGTCCCTTCTGCAGACAACCGATCCTGAGGAAATTGAGGAATATCTAGAGAAGTACCCCACTCTTGCTGACATATCTCCTATTCAGCTTGAAGAGAATACGCTTCCGATCCCTTTGGATCTAATTCCACAAGTACGAGCCGCGCTTTATATCAATCGAATGTACCACACCAATCCAAATGGTGGTCTCAACGTTAACTCAGTTCGCGTCAGCGCTCTACTATACAAGGATACTTTGGCTGGAAAGAAGCGGCTCAAGCCGCTGCACAGCATTCTAGGTTTTATTTGGCGAAAAGATCGCTTCATTCGTGAGTTTGAAAGCGTTCCGGTCACGAATGGTACCCCAGACCGAATGACCAAACGGGACTTGGTATTGTACCGTACTGCATTTACATTCTTACAAAAGATCTCAACCCTCGACTTCAAGCTTCCCAGCAAAGAAGATCTCCGAGAAATTGCTGTCTATAAGGTTAGTGGAGCCGCAATGGGACGGTTCAAAAACGTCCCCACCCCAATTATCTTCAAATCGATCAAGGATGGGATCGAGTTTCACTTCAAACACGGCCCACAGCTTCTCAAAAGCTACATAAACATCGCCAAGTATTCTGTCAAACACAAAGTGAACATCACTGGCATTCCGGACGAGACTGTTGTCTCGCTCCTGGAACCCTCCATTGCTCAGCTTGGAGTGCAGTATCTGGGGGTTTCAACTCGTTCAAGCGGAAGAGATCCGGGGACTGAACTCAAAGAATCCAAGGAAGTGTACTTTGGCAAGTTAAGGGACAATGCAGGCCTGCTGGAGCTCATCGGGGTGTACTACGGAGCCATCCAGTTATTGGTCGGAGCAACCATGGCGAAGCGTGGCAGTGAGTTACGCGACCTCGACCCTACCAACTGCCTCAGCGAGGACAAAAGCTGGCTGATCGCCCGCATCGCTAAGTCCAGCCGAGGTCAAAAGGGCCGAAGGGCTCGGAATGCTCGCCCCATCGATCCCCTTGCAGCGGAGATGGTTCAGACGCTGATCGACTTTCAGAAGGAGCTGATCGAGGTTGGTTTCATCGATCACCACCTTCCGCTGTTCTCGTCGCCAGGCATCATCGGCACAAGCTCTCTGACGCCCTGCGACGTGTACCTCTACTACAAGAACATTGACCTGTTCTGCGACTACTTTGAGGTCGAGCGTGATAGCCAGGGGCGTCGTTACTACATCCGTCAGCATCAACTGCGGCGGTTTTTCGCGCTGGTCTTCCTTCACTGTGGCTACGGGGCCAGCGCGGGCATCCTCCAGTGGATGTTCGGACACACTGACCCCGCGCACATCTGGAACTACATCACCGAGGAGCTACCTGGCAAAGAGCTTCGGAACACTTTGTCGCAAGCCCTCAGCGAGCGTATCGCCAGTGGCGGCGCCACGCACTATACTGATGTGATTGACCTGATTGAGTCGAAATTTGGCACCCGAAGCGTGGCAGTAATGGACGCAGAAAAACTTGCAGACTACTTCGATTTCCTGATGGAAACCGATCAGATGACCATTGAGCCAGTATTTTTTGAAAGTGATACTGGCTTACGGGTAGACATACTTGTTGTTTTGAGGAAAAAAGATGAACTGGGATGA